One region of Bacteriovorax sp. Seq25_V genomic DNA includes:
- the rpsB gene encoding 30S ribosomal protein S2 — MSKELNIKDLLAAGSHFGHQTHKWNPKMKKYVFGERNGIYIVDLAKTIPLAKKAHDFIKKVASEGKPVLFVATKRQASETVRNAAESCGAFHVTHRWLGGMLTNYKTINLSIDKLRKVEKMKETGDFELLTKKERIKVSKDVEKLEKNLGGIKDMRKLPGAIFIVDPSNERIAIQEANTLGIPVVAITDTNCDPTGIDYVVPGNDDAIKSISLFADYFASAVNEAGGAAKVRSGASAKDKALEDEILSKYEHDIDLAGEEEDV; from the coding sequence ATGTCTAAAGAATTAAACATCAAAGACCTATTAGCAGCAGGTTCACACTTTGGTCACCAAACACACAAGTGGAATCCAAAAATGAAAAAGTATGTTTTTGGAGAAAGAAACGGTATCTATATCGTTGACCTTGCAAAAACTATCCCTCTTGCAAAAAAAGCTCACGACTTCATTAAAAAAGTTGCTTCTGAAGGTAAGCCAGTTCTTTTCGTAGCTACAAAAAGACAAGCTTCTGAAACAGTAAGAAATGCAGCTGAGTCTTGTGGTGCTTTCCACGTAACTCACAGATGGCTAGGTGGGATGCTTACAAACTATAAAACAATCAACCTTTCAATTGATAAACTAAGAAAAGTTGAAAAAATGAAAGAAACAGGTGATTTCGAACTTTTAACTAAAAAAGAAAGAATCAAAGTTTCTAAAGATGTTGAAAAACTAGAGAAAAACCTTGGTGGTATCAAAGATATGAGAAAGCTTCCAGGAGCAATCTTTATCGTAGATCCAAGCAATGAAAGAATTGCAATCCAAGAAGCAAATACACTAGGTATTCCAGTTGTAGCTATCACTGATACAAACTGTGATCCAACAGGTATTGATTATGTTGTTCCAGGTAACGACGATGCAATCAAGTCAATTTCTCTATTTGCTGATTACTTTGCATCTGCTGTTAATGAAGCTGGTGGAGCTGCTAAAGTTAGATCTGGAGCATCTGCAAAAGATAAAGCTTTAGAAGATGAAATTCTTTCTAAGTACGAGCACGATATTGATCTTGCTGGTGAAGAAGAAGACGTTTAA